A stretch of the Massilia sp. W12 genome encodes the following:
- the tssI gene encoding type VI secretion system tip protein TssI/VgrG, whose protein sequence is MRDLSLVQSQRELQFHSPLGPDLLLPIAMFGEESLGQPYCYRLQLVSSKRDLQPQALLGKTVSLQIQHHRKVEREFNGVATRLRRVGAWDNVQRYELELRPWFWLLSKSRDCRIFQKKSVIEIIKDVCGKPVYGGLGNLDMSALKRNYPKLEYCVQYRESDMHFLLRLMQRFGIYFYFKHADKQHKMCLIDSPASHTPSPGWECIAYAADDSRNRYGDTRITAWDDAGEIQSAAYEHTDYDFTTSFNSLHGVLRKKDVQASHQQAQYEVYDFPGGYALEDGELGCHLAGVAMHSLAGQARLWQGQSNAHGLAVGHAFTLSGHPQDAQNAQYLIVAQQVELHAEDLSSGNGESEERFRCDVQAIRSDAVWLPPQSLKKPLIAGPQTAIVVGPKGREIWTDKYGRVKLQFHWDRLGKFNEESSCWVRVSQNWAGRRWGAMFLPRIGMEVIVEFLEGDPDRPIITGCVYNSETMPPYALPQHHTRSGIKTQSAEHAQGFNELRFEDKGGAEQIFIHAQRDMDSVVLHNDSQSVGANRSISVKGQHQETVHKDMSVTVKEGHASLTVEKGNHSIKVDAGAQENTVKGDIKVTSVAGEIHLTSPQKIVLTVGGSSITIEPGNITLKSAMIDLNP, encoded by the coding sequence ATGCGTGATCTCAGTCTTGTTCAAAGTCAACGCGAATTGCAATTCCACTCCCCCTTGGGGCCGGATCTATTATTGCCGATCGCCATGTTTGGCGAAGAAAGCCTGGGCCAGCCGTATTGCTATCGCTTGCAACTGGTTTCATCCAAACGCGATTTGCAGCCGCAAGCGCTGCTGGGTAAAACGGTGTCGCTGCAGATCCAGCACCATCGCAAAGTCGAGCGGGAATTTAATGGCGTGGCGACGCGCTTGCGCCGGGTTGGCGCCTGGGACAATGTGCAGCGCTATGAGCTGGAGCTGCGGCCCTGGTTTTGGCTGTTGTCAAAGAGCCGCGATTGCCGCATTTTCCAAAAGAAAAGCGTGATCGAGATCATCAAAGACGTATGCGGCAAACCGGTGTATGGCGGTTTGGGCAATCTGGACATGAGCGCGCTGAAGCGGAATTACCCCAAACTGGAATACTGTGTGCAATATCGCGAAAGCGATATGCATTTTCTGCTGCGCTTGATGCAACGTTTTGGCATCTATTTTTATTTCAAACACGCCGACAAGCAGCACAAAATGTGTTTGATTGACTCCCCCGCCAGCCATACGCCCAGCCCAGGCTGGGAGTGCATCGCCTATGCCGCCGATGACAGCCGCAACCGTTATGGCGACACTCGCATCACGGCCTGGGATGACGCTGGCGAAATTCAAAGTGCAGCGTATGAGCATACCGACTACGATTTCACTACCAGCTTTAATAGCCTGCATGGGGTATTGCGTAAAAAAGATGTGCAAGCCAGCCATCAGCAAGCGCAATATGAGGTGTATGACTTCCCGGGGGGGTATGCGCTGGAAGATGGCGAGCTGGGTTGCCATCTGGCTGGTGTGGCGATGCACAGTCTGGCCGGGCAGGCGCGCTTGTGGCAGGGCCAAAGCAATGCACATGGTTTGGCGGTAGGGCATGCCTTCACTCTGAGCGGACATCCGCAAGATGCGCAAAATGCGCAATATCTGATTGTTGCGCAGCAAGTCGAGCTGCATGCGGAAGATTTGAGCAGCGGCAATGGCGAGAGTGAAGAGCGGTTCCGCTGCGATGTGCAGGCGATCCGCAGCGATGCAGTCTGGCTGCCGCCGCAAAGTTTGAAAAAGCCATTGATTGCAGGCCCGCAAACCGCGATCGTGGTTGGCCCCAAGGGTCGGGAAATCTGGACCGACAAATATGGCCGCGTCAAATTGCAATTCCACTGGGACAGGTTGGGCAAATTCAATGAGGAAAGTTCGTGCTGGGTGCGGGTTTCGCAAAACTGGGCTGGTCGGCGCTGGGGCGCGATGTTTTTACCGCGCATCGGCATGGAAGTGATTGTCGAATTTTTAGAAGGCGATCCGGACCGTCCCATCATCACCGGTTGCGTGTACAACAGTGAAACCATGCCGCCCTATGCCTTGCCGCAACACCACACCCGCAGTGGCATCAAGACCCAATCCGCCGAACATGCACAAGGTTTTAATGAGTTGCGTTTTGAAGACAAAGGCGGCGCTGAACAAATCTTCATCCACGCCCAGCGCGATATGGACAGCGTGGTGTTGCACAACGACAGCCAAAGCGTGGGCGCAAACCGCAGCATTTCTGTCAAAGGCCAGCACCAGGAAACCGTGCACAAAGACATGAGCGTGACGGTGAAAGAGGGACATGCCAGTTTGACCGTGGAAAAAGGCAATCACAGTATCAAGGTGGATGCCGGCGCGCAGGAAAACACCGTGAAAGGCGATATCAAAGTCACATCAGTGGCAGGTGAAATCCATCTGACTTCGCCCCAAAAGATCGTGCTGACGGTGGGCGGCAGCAGCATCACGATTGAGCCGGGCAATATCACCTTGAAGAGCGCCATGATTGATTTGAATCCCTAA
- the mrdA gene encoding penicillin-binding protein 2 translates to MTEFKNAERELSLFRWRLIIVALLVLACFGGLLARVVWLQVYKHADYVAQAEENRVSIVPIVPNRGLIYDRNGVVLASNYSAYTLEITPSKIRTDLDSLIEELSGLIEIAPRDRKKFKKLMEESKNFESIPIRTRLTDEEVARFTVQRFRFPGVEIQARLFRQYPLGDVAAHVIGFIGRINQRDAKRIEEMEDSANYNGTDYIGKEGLEKSYEKELHGQTGYEEVEVSAGGRAVRTLSRTGATPGNNLILSIDIELQKVVEQAFGNQRGALVAIEPSTGDVLAWVSRPSFDPNLFVEGIDQQSWDELNNSLDRPLLNRPISGTYPPGSTYKPFMALAALELGKRTPQQGISDPGYFYFGNHKFRDDKEGGHGFVDLYRSVVHSCDTYYYILANEMGVDGIHDFMKPFGFGQLTGIDLEHEKRGLLPSTEWKRNAYKSPQQKKWYAGETISLGIGQGYNHFTPLQLAYATAILANNGVVMKPHLVKVIENSVTRERKLTVPKESYRIPLKQENLDIIKQTMVGVTREGTSAKVFAGAEYVSAGKTGTAQVIGIKQNEKYNAKLIAERLRDNALYIAFAPADKPRIAVSIVVENGGFGAQAAAPIVRKALDFYLLGKRPVENAEKKHAPLLREDSAALRSAAELKADDESDGGPKPGAETVGNKE, encoded by the coding sequence ATGACTGAATTTAAAAATGCTGAACGCGAACTGAGCCTGTTCCGCTGGCGCCTGATCATCGTTGCGCTGCTGGTGCTGGCCTGCTTTGGCGGCCTGCTGGCGCGCGTGGTCTGGCTGCAAGTGTATAAACATGCGGATTATGTTGCGCAAGCTGAGGAAAACCGCGTCTCGATCGTGCCGATTGTGCCCAATCGCGGCTTGATTTATGACCGCAATGGCGTGGTGCTGGCCAGCAATTATTCCGCCTACACGCTGGAAATCACGCCGTCCAAGATCCGCACGGATCTGGACAGCCTGATCGAAGAATTATCGGGCTTGATCGAAATCGCGCCGCGCGACCGCAAAAAATTCAAAAAACTGATGGAGGAATCCAAGAATTTTGAAAGCATTCCGATCCGCACCCGTTTGACCGATGAAGAGGTGGCGCGCTTCACGGTGCAGCGCTTCCGTTTTCCCGGCGTGGAAATCCAGGCCCGTTTATTCCGCCAATATCCGCTGGGCGATGTGGCGGCGCATGTGATCGGCTTTATCGGCCGCATCAATCAAAGAGACGCCAAACGCATCGAAGAGATGGAAGACAGCGCCAATTACAACGGCACGGACTACATTGGCAAAGAAGGTCTGGAAAAGAGTTATGAAAAAGAATTGCACGGCCAGACCGGCTATGAGGAAGTGGAAGTCTCAGCCGGCGGGCGCGCCGTGCGCACGCTCTCGCGCACCGGGGCCACGCCCGGCAATAATCTGATTCTCTCGATTGATATCGAACTGCAAAAAGTGGTGGAACAGGCGTTTGGCAATCAGCGCGGCGCGCTGGTGGCGATTGAACCATCCACCGGCGACGTGCTGGCCTGGGTTTCGCGCCCGAGTTTTGACCCGAATCTGTTTGTTGAAGGGATTGACCAGCAAAGCTGGGATGAGTTGAACAACTCGCTTGACCGCCCTTTGTTAAACCGCCCGATCAGCGGCACCTATCCGCCCGGCTCAACCTATAAGCCGTTTATGGCGCTGGCTGCGCTGGAGCTGGGCAAGCGCACCCCGCAGCAGGGCATTTCCGATCCCGGCTATTTTTATTTCGGCAATCACAAATTCCGCGACGATAAAGAAGGCGGCCATGGGTTTGTCGATCTGTACCGCTCGGTGGTGCACTCCTGCGACACGTATTACTACATTCTGGCGAATGAGATGGGGGTGGATGGCATTCATGATTTCATGAAGCCCTTCGGTTTTGGCCAGCTCACCGGCATCGATCTGGAACATGAAAAGCGCGGCCTGCTCCCTTCCACCGAATGGAAGCGCAATGCCTATAAATCGCCGCAGCAAAAGAAATGGTATGCCGGCGAAACCATTTCGCTGGGCATCGGCCAGGGTTACAACCATTTCACCCCGCTGCAACTGGCCTACGCAACGGCGATTTTGGCGAATAACGGGGTGGTGATGAAGCCGCACCTGGTGAAGGTGATTGAAAATTCAGTGACGCGCGAGCGCAAGCTGACCGTGCCCAAGGAAAGCTACCGCATCCCGCTCAAGCAGGAAAATCTGGACATCATCAAACAAACCATGGTCGGCGTCACCAGGGAAGGCACCTCGGCCAAGGTGTTTGCCGGCGCGGAATATGTTTCCGCCGGCAAAACCGGCACTGCGCAGGTGATCGGCATCAAGCAAAATGAAAAATACAACGCCAAGCTGATTGCCGAACGCTTGCGCGACAATGCGCTGTACATTGCTTTCGCGCCGGCCGACAAGCCTCGCATTGCGGTTTCGATTGTGGTGGAAAACGGCGGCTTCGGCGCGCAAGCCGCCGCGCCTATCGTGCGCAAGGCTTTGGATTTTTACCTGCTGGGCAAGCGCCCGGTGGAAAACGCCGAAAAGAAACACGCCCCGCTGCTGCGGGAAGACAGCGCGGCGCTGCGCTCGGCGGCGGAATTGAAAGCCGACGATGAATCCGACGGCGGCCCGAAACCAGGCGCCGAGACAGTCGGGAATAAGGAATAA
- a CDS encoding polyprenyl synthetase family protein produces the protein MNAHWPNADFSAWSRAIAEQVENGLHTFLPPEQEHPARLHQAMRYAVLDGGKRVRPLLAYAAGELFDAGPDATLRAACAVEMIHAYSLVHDDMPCMDDDALRRGKPTVHKAYDEATALLVGDALQAQAFAVLSEGELAQQAPARALHSMRLLAAAAGSRGMCGGQAIDLESVGKRLNRPELETMHRLKTGAMLEVSILLGAWAGRQPQAQELAALKDYAQAIGLAFQVVDDVLDATEDSAQLGKTAGKDAADNKPTYVTILGLDASRALAQELQQSAHDALLPFGEKAQRLHQLADLIVQRKA, from the coding sequence ATGAACGCGCACTGGCCCAACGCCGATTTCAGCGCCTGGAGCCGCGCCATTGCGGAACAGGTGGAAAACGGCCTGCATACTTTTCTCCCCCCTGAACAAGAACACCCGGCGCGCCTGCACCAGGCCATGCGCTACGCCGTGTTGGATGGCGGCAAACGGGTGCGCCCGCTGCTGGCGTATGCCGCCGGCGAATTATTCGACGCCGGGCCGGACGCCACCTTGCGCGCCGCCTGCGCGGTGGAAATGATTCACGCCTATTCCCTGGTGCACGACGATATGCCCTGCATGGACGATGACGCGCTGCGGCGCGGCAAGCCGACCGTGCACAAAGCTTATGACGAAGCGACTGCGCTGCTGGTCGGCGATGCGCTGCAGGCGCAGGCGTTTGCGGTCTTGAGCGAGGGCGAGCTGGCGCAGCAAGCGCCGGCGCGCGCGCTGCACAGCATGCGCCTGTTAGCCGCCGCCGCCGGTTCGCGCGGCATGTGCGGCGGCCAGGCGATTGACCTGGAAAGCGTCGGCAAACGGCTGAACCGGCCTGAGCTGGAAACCATGCACCGCTTAAAAACCGGGGCCATGCTGGAAGTCTCGATTTTGCTCGGCGCCTGGGCCGGGCGTCAGCCGCAGGCGCAGGAATTGGCCGCGCTGAAAGACTATGCGCAAGCCATCGGCCTCGCCTTTCAAGTGGTGGATGATGTCCTGGACGCCACGGAAGATTCCGCCCAACTGGGCAAAACCGCCGGCAAAGATGCGGCGGACAATAAACCGACTTATGTCACGATACTCGGCCTGGACGCCTCGCGCGCCCTGGCGCAAGAATTGCAGCAAAGCGCGCACGACGCCTTGCTGCCCTTTGGTGAAAAAGCACAACGGCTGCATCAACTGGCAGACTTGATTGTGCAACGGAAGGCGTAA
- a CDS encoding DcrB-related protein yields MFQINEGTLCVPEQWLDKSLNIFQIPAQGQAKAASFIISRDETQGQRSFAHYIADQVRQCEEQLPGFQLLQRHILSDPCSYAWLDYTWQSPETKVLMRQLYFERRPAIVIMSLTTTPEDAHTHEATWREVIRSTQLTELSQPDPAARVL; encoded by the coding sequence TTGTTTCAAATCAACGAAGGCACATTGTGCGTGCCTGAGCAATGGCTGGATAAAAGTTTGAATATTTTTCAAATTCCGGCGCAAGGACAAGCCAAGGCAGCCAGCTTTATCATCAGCCGCGATGAAACACAAGGGCAGCGCAGCTTTGCGCATTACATCGCGGATCAGGTCCGGCAATGTGAAGAGCAATTGCCAGGATTTCAATTATTACAGCGGCATATCTTGTCAGATCCGTGTTCGTATGCATGGTTGGATTACACTTGGCAATCACCGGAAACAAAAGTATTGATGCGCCAATTGTATTTCGAGCGTCGTCCGGCAATCGTCATCATGAGTTTAACCACCACGCCGGAGGATGCACACACGCATGAAGCAACTTGGCGTGAAGTCATTCGCAGCACGCAATTAACAGAATTGAGTCAGCCGGATCCAGCGGCAAGGGTGTTGTAA
- the murJ gene encoding murein biosynthesis integral membrane protein MurJ has protein sequence MNLLKTLGTISGLTLLSRVTGLLRDSLFASAFGVSAMTDAFNVAFRIPNLLRRLFAEGAFAQAFVPMLSEYKNTKTPEEAKSLVDQVASALLWATLITALLGIIGAPVLLWGMAHGLQDKREAFEASVFMTRLMFPYICCMSFVALAGGVLNTWREFRIPAFSPVLLNLSFIGCALWLAPHLQEPVYAMAIAVCIGGLLQVAIQLPALRRIGMLPRLSLSPLAPFRDPAVRRVLTRMGPAVFAVSATQLSIMINTAIASTLGEGSISALFYADRLMEFPTALLGVALGTILLPGLSAAIQKKQEQEFNGLLDWGLRLACLLTLPAAVGLATLAVPLIATLFHYGRFNAQAVAMAQAPLIAYAAGLIGFILVKILAPAFYAQQNIKTPVKIAIGVMILTQLMNALFVPFLGTAGLALSVGLGACGNAAFLYWFLRKNGQYQPRPGWWLFAGKLLIALCAMGALSWWAAQSLPWIAWGAKPWLRAGMLGVVVGACIVLYFGVLFALGFRVKDFKRVVN, from the coding sequence ATGAATCTGCTGAAAACCCTGGGCACGATTTCCGGCCTGACCCTGTTATCGCGCGTCACCGGATTGCTGCGCGATTCCCTGTTCGCCAGCGCCTTCGGCGTTTCGGCCATGACCGACGCCTTTAACGTCGCCTTCCGCATCCCGAATTTGCTGCGCCGCCTGTTTGCCGAAGGCGCGTTTGCGCAAGCTTTCGTGCCCATGCTGTCGGAATATAAAAACACCAAAACACCGGAAGAAGCCAAAAGCCTGGTCGATCAAGTCGCCAGCGCACTGCTGTGGGCCACCCTGATCACTGCCTTGCTGGGCATCATCGGGGCCCCGGTCTTACTGTGGGGCATGGCGCATGGTTTGCAGGACAAGCGCGAAGCATTCGAGGCTTCCGTCTTCATGACGCGCCTGATGTTTCCCTACATCTGCTGTATGTCCTTCGTCGCCCTGGCTGGCGGCGTCTTGAATACCTGGCGCGAATTCCGTATTCCCGCCTTCTCGCCGGTTTTATTAAACCTGTCCTTCATCGGCTGCGCGCTCTGGCTGGCCCCGCATCTGCAAGAGCCGGTGTACGCCATGGCGATTGCGGTATGCATCGGCGGCCTGCTGCAAGTCGCCATCCAATTGCCGGCGCTGCGCCGCATCGGCATGCTGCCGCGCCTCAGTCTGTCGCCACTGGCGCCGTTTCGCGATCCTGCCGTGCGCCGGGTCTTGACCCGCATGGGGCCGGCGGTGTTTGCGGTGTCCGCCACCCAGCTTTCGATCATGATCAATACCGCCATCGCCTCCACCCTGGGCGAAGGCAGCATCTCTGCGCTGTTTTACGCCGACCGCTTAATGGAATTCCCCACCGCCTTGCTGGGTGTGGCGCTGGGCACGATTTTGCTGCCGGGTTTATCCGCCGCGATTCAGAAAAAGCAGGAACAGGAATTCAACGGCCTGCTGGACTGGGGTCTGCGCCTGGCCTGCCTGCTGACGCTGCCGGCAGCGGTCGGCCTGGCCACGCTGGCGGTGCCCCTGATCGCCACCTTATTCCACTATGGCCGCTTCAATGCGCAAGCGGTGGCGATGGCGCAAGCGCCACTGATCGCGTATGCCGCCGGCCTGATCGGCTTTATTCTGGTGAAAATTCTGGCCCCGGCCTTTTACGCCCAGCAAAACATCAAAACCCCGGTCAAAATCGCGATTGGCGTGATGATCCTGACCCAGCTCATGAACGCCCTGTTTGTCCCCTTCCTGGGCACCGCCGGATTGGCGCTGTCGGTCGGCCTGGGGGCCTGCGGCAATGCCGCCTTCCTGTACTGGTTTTTGCGCAAAAACGGCCAATACCAACCGCGCCCCGGCTGGTGGCTGTTCGCCGGCAAACTGCTGATTGCGCTGTGCGCGATGGGCGCTTTGAGCTGGTGGGCTGCACAAAGCCTGCCCTGGATCGCCTGGGGCGCCAAGCCCTGGCTGCGCGCCGGCATGCTGGGCGTGGTGGTGGGCGCTTGCATCGTGCTGTATTTCGGGGTTTTGTTTGCGCTGGGTTTCCGCGTGAAAGACTTCAAGCGGGTAGTGAATTGA
- the mreD gene encoding rod shape-determining protein MreD produces MNQPHYILLPANNWFVAFSLIAAFILNLLPKGGLAAIPDFVALVLVFWSIHQPRKVGIGIAFFMGLLMDVHNATLLGENALAYTLLSYVAIMLHRRVLWFQLPTQALHILLLLLLAQLAHALVHLIHSGRFPGWDYFLGSLVAALLWPLASALLLAPQRRAVDRDENRPL; encoded by the coding sequence ATGAACCAACCGCACTATATTTTGCTGCCGGCGAATAACTGGTTTGTCGCCTTCAGCCTGATCGCCGCCTTTATTTTGAATCTGCTGCCCAAGGGCGGCCTGGCGGCGATTCCGGATTTTGTCGCCCTGGTGCTGGTGTTTTGGAGTATTCACCAGCCGCGCAAAGTCGGCATCGGCATCGCGTTTTTCATGGGTTTGTTAATGGATGTGCATAACGCCACTTTGCTGGGTGAAAATGCGCTGGCTTACACCCTGCTTTCGTATGTCGCCATCATGTTGCACCGGCGCGTGCTGTGGTTTCAATTGCCCACCCAGGCGCTCCACATTCTGCTCTTGCTTTTGCTGGCGCAATTAGCGCACGCTCTGGTGCATTTGATCCACAGTGGCCGTTTTCCCGGCTGGGATTATTTCCTCGGCAGTCTGGTGGCCGCGCTGTTATGGCCGCTGGCCTCGGCTTTACTGCTGGCGCCGCAGCGGCGTGCGGTGGATCGTGATGAAAACCGGCCACTTTGA
- the dxs gene encoding 1-deoxy-D-xylulose-5-phosphate synthase, whose protein sequence is MDILHTINSPADLRRLGRHQLPQLATELRQFVLDSVSKTGGHLSSNLGTVELTIALHYVFHTPHDRIVWDVGHQTYPHKILTGRREQMSGLRQFGGISGFPKRSESEYDTFGTAHSSTSISAALGMALAARQKGEQRHAIAVIGDGSMSAGMAFEALNNAGVHEDLNLLVVLNDNDMSISPPVGALNRYLARLMSGQFYAAAKNVGKTVLPGPMRELAKKLEEHAKGMVVPATMFEEFGFNYIGPIDGHDLNSLIPTLQNLRQLKGPQFLHVVTKKGQGYKLAEADPVLYHGTGKFHPPEGIKPSSGGKLTYTQVFGDWLCDMAAQDKRVVGITPAMREGSGMVRFEQLYPERYYDVGIAEQHSVTFAAGLAAEGLKPVLAIYSTFLQRGYDQLIHDVALQNLDVTFALDRAGLVGADGATHAGNYDIAYLRCIPNMMVLAPADENECRQALYTAWKYDGPAAVRYPRGSGPGVAVQKEMQAWPWGRGEIRREGQNIAILSFGTMLTAALGAAQELNASVANMRFVKPLDVELVKQLAASHDALVTVEEGCVMGGAGAAVAEALAAAGIVKPLLMLGLPDQFIDHGEQQFLLARAGLDAAGIAASIKQRFALGEPRLVVNNN, encoded by the coding sequence ATGGATATTCTGCACACAATCAACAGCCCGGCTGATCTGCGCCGGCTGGGGCGGCACCAACTGCCGCAACTGGCGACTGAACTGCGCCAATTTGTTCTCGACTCGGTGTCTAAAACCGGCGGCCATCTGTCCTCCAACCTGGGCACGGTGGAACTCACAATCGCCCTGCACTATGTGTTTCACACCCCGCATGACCGCATCGTGTGGGACGTGGGCCACCAGACTTACCCGCACAAGATTTTGACCGGGCGGCGCGAACAAATGTCCGGCCTGCGCCAATTCGGCGGCATTTCCGGCTTCCCCAAGCGCAGCGAAAGCGAATACGACACCTTCGGCACCGCGCATTCCTCGACCTCGATTTCCGCTGCGCTCGGCATGGCCCTGGCGGCGCGTCAAAAAGGCGAGCAGCGCCACGCGATTGCCGTGATTGGCGACGGCTCGATGAGCGCCGGCATGGCGTTTGAAGCCTTGAATAACGCCGGCGTGCATGAAGATTTGAATTTGCTGGTGGTCTTGAACGACAACGATATGTCGATCTCACCGCCGGTCGGCGCCTTAAACCGCTATCTGGCGCGCCTGATGTCCGGCCAGTTTTACGCCGCCGCCAAAAACGTTGGCAAGACCGTATTGCCCGGCCCCATGCGCGAACTGGCGAAAAAACTGGAAGAACACGCCAAGGGCATGGTGGTGCCGGCCACCATGTTTGAAGAATTCGGCTTTAACTACATCGGCCCGATTGACGGCCATGATTTGAATTCCCTGATCCCCACCCTGCAAAACCTGCGCCAATTGAAAGGCCCGCAATTTCTGCATGTGGTCACAAAAAAGGGACAAGGCTACAAACTCGCCGAAGCCGACCCGGTGCTGTATCACGGCACCGGCAAATTCCACCCGCCGGAAGGCATCAAACCGAGCAGCGGCGGCAAACTCACTTACACCCAGGTGTTCGGCGACTGGCTGTGCGATATGGCGGCGCAGGATAAACGGGTGGTCGGCATCACCCCCGCGATGCGCGAAGGTTCCGGCATGGTGCGCTTTGAACAGCTGTACCCGGAACGCTATTACGATGTCGGCATCGCTGAACAGCACTCTGTCACCTTTGCCGCAGGTTTGGCGGCGGAAGGCTTGAAGCCGGTGCTGGCGATTTATTCCACCTTCCTGCAACGCGGCTACGACCAATTGATTCACGATGTGGCGTTGCAAAATCTGGATGTCACGTTTGCACTCGATCGCGCCGGCCTGGTGGGGGCCGATGGCGCCACCCACGCCGGCAATTACGACATCGCCTATCTGCGCTGCATCCCGAATATGATGGTGCTGGCCCCGGCGGATGAAAACGAATGCCGCCAGGCGCTGTACACCGCGTGGAAATACGACGGCCCGGCGGCGGTGCGCTATCCGCGCGGCTCCGGCCCCGGCGTGGCGGTGCAAAAAGAGATGCAAGCCTGGCCATGGGGACGCGGTGAGATCCGGCGCGAGGGACAGAATATCGCCATCCTCTCATTCGGTACGATGCTGACGGCAGCGCTCGGCGCGGCGCAAGAACTCAACGCCAGCGTGGCGAATATGCGCTTCGTCAAACCGCTCGATGTGGAATTGGTGAAACAGCTGGCCGCCAGCCATGACGCGCTTGTCACAGTCGAAGAAGGCTGCGTCATGGGCGGCGCCGGCGCGGCAGTGGCAGAAGCCCTGGCCGCCGCCGGCATCGTCAAACCGCTGTTGATGCTGGGCTTGCCGGATCAATTCATCGACCATGGCGAACAGCAATTCCTGCTGGCGCGCGCAGGTCTCGATGCCGCCGGCATTGCGGCCTCGATCAAACAGCGTTTTGCGCTGGGCGAGCCGCGCCTGGTGGTCAACAATAATTAA
- a CDS encoding exodeoxyribonuclease VII small subunit: MSKKQNTEPASFEQAIGELEQLVANMEGGNLPLEASLDAYQRGTELVRFCAAQLERIEARVKVLEGQMLQPLAESGADS, encoded by the coding sequence ATGTCAAAAAAACAAAACACTGAACCCGCCAGCTTCGAGCAGGCAATAGGCGAGCTGGAGCAATTAGTCGCCAATATGGAAGGCGGCAACCTGCCGCTCGAAGCCAGTCTGGACGCCTATCAGCGCGGCACAGAGCTGGTGCGCTTTTGCGCTGCGCAACTGGAACGGATTGAAGCACGCGTCAAGGTGTTGGAAGGCCAGATGCTGCAGCCCCTGGCTGAAAGCGGAGCGGATTCATGA
- a CDS encoding PAAR domain-containing protein — translation MDLQAAARLGDEVAHGFGLMSMVAGAVVGAVVGAALVGATVATGGAAIAIVAGSVAAGGLGLAQLVKGICTAASLPEPASGVLSMGSGNIRINGRPAMRASLDMAAVCSGLPMNHYPWPAPLIAEGSASVRFNGQPAARLSSKMICGAHIKSGSGNVRIGGVSIRTEFVWDGEQWAEWTLTGLGLFALGFAGRAVWLAGGRLGLAKFFGALGLGVAGFEGLGQLGDRLGPGYRDILQGAAGLVLLGVSKRLSLNKKAEVKSKSYQAYGGKGALSGRQFDPAKAGGPIRNLNTNRVRVTNRGVDVVKKHLSRFQKDEANDFMINRLEKIAKGDMEAEQVDLNFYTHELREYVRYRRLGWPEGTPASEEEAYSLWNNTHTATLEDYRLNEKTIPHPLYHKDAP, via the coding sequence ATGGACCTGCAAGCAGCAGCCCGTTTGGGCGATGAGGTTGCGCACGGTTTTGGTTTAATGTCCATGGTGGCAGGCGCCGTTGTGGGCGCGGTGGTCGGCGCGGCGCTGGTCGGGGCCACTGTAGCGACAGGTGGCGCCGCGATTGCGATTGTGGCTGGTTCGGTGGCTGCCGGTGGCCTGGGTTTGGCGCAGTTAGTCAAAGGCATATGCACAGCAGCCAGTTTGCCTGAACCCGCGTCCGGCGTGTTGAGCATGGGCAGTGGCAATATTCGCATCAATGGCCGCCCGGCAATGCGCGCCAGCCTTGACATGGCGGCAGTATGCAGTGGTCTGCCAATGAATCATTATCCCTGGCCGGCGCCATTGATTGCCGAAGGCAGCGCCAGTGTGCGTTTTAACGGTCAGCCAGCAGCCAGGCTTTCCTCAAAAATGATCTGCGGCGCGCATATCAAGAGCGGCAGCGGAAATGTACGTATAGGCGGCGTCAGCATACGCACTGAATTTGTATGGGATGGCGAGCAATGGGCAGAGTGGACGTTAACCGGTTTGGGCTTGTTTGCGCTGGGCTTTGCAGGAAGGGCGGTGTGGTTGGCGGGAGGACGTTTAGGCTTAGCCAAGTTTTTTGGCGCCCTCGGCTTGGGGGTTGCCGGATTTGAAGGCTTGGGGCAGTTGGGCGATAGGCTGGGGCCGGGGTATCGTGATATTCTGCAGGGAGCTGCGGGGCTGGTGTTGTTGGGGGTTAGCAAAAGGCTGAGCCTGAATAAAAAGGCAGAGGTGAAGAGTAAATCTTACCAAGCATATGGTGGAAAAGGAGCACTAAGCGGCAGGCAGTTTGATCCCGCGAAAGCAGGAGGGCCAATAAGAAATTTAAACACAAATCGAGTTAGGGTGACAAATAGAGGGGTGGATGTGGTGAAAAAACACTTGTCAAGATTTCAAAAAGATGAGGCAAATGACTTTATGATTAATCGGCTGGAAAAAATTGCAAAAGGAGATATGGAAGCTGAACAAGTCGACTTAAATTTTTATACGCACGAGTTAAGGGAATATGTTCGGTACAGGCGCCTAGGATGGCCAGAGGGGACACCAGCTTCGGAGGAAGAAGCATATTCCCTTTGGAATAATACACACACTGCAACCCTGGAAGATTATAGATTAAATGAAAAAACCATCCCCCACCCTCTTTATCATAAGGATGCGCCATGA